The following are encoded together in the Acidovorax sp. KKS102 genome:
- a CDS encoding PAS domain S-box protein, translated as MRLTSSVSRWLHTTRARLTLLFGGTAVATGLAVGLLADELLTRQLTDLSGQSLMNSSQPIALALAQGMQEREREISLLSHLPMLTQGSGYSPQLQAHLEQIRQSYPFYSWIGVTDTQGVVQVATGNLLQGQDVSQRPWFGAGSQGPYVGDAHDAVLLDKLLRAPGSQVPLRFMDYASPVRGQDSAFKGVIAAHVNWAWVQDIIQRASPASPLASGLEVMLVNKDGVINTEGAVDQPRASLPILPEPGAFRVMSWGGASPQPYLTAVVSVRAQTATDLGWLLVTRQPLEMALQPISRLHTLLALLLGLMAALLAGLAYWVARRFSQPVERLADAAQEVQATGEVAALHVDVKTLEFQHLRSALENMAQGLLEGRAALQSANAELEHRVAERTQALHQSEQRYLSILEDQTEMICRFDASNRMTFVNEAFCRLFHLRRDEVVGQVWAPIVHPDDLPMVTRALQGVSPAQPLVVVENRVVAGDGAIRWCQFSNRALYDDDGQLVEWQSVGRDVTERRQLEAELAQASERFQDLYDNAPCGYYALDRQGKYVHLNLLTLQWLGLPREEVIGKLGPADFFDDEGKALFNACFPVFLQNGKIGPLEFNLCGRGGEQRRVSVSSTAILNAQGDYVMSRSIMYDVSELHAARQQLHTLNLEQQAMLDNDLIGIAKVKDRVIVWRNPALERIFGYAPGTLQGRTTEEMYVDQEDFLAFGRDAYAVLASGQHYRQQRRMRKVTGEIVWIDVNGVLLEGQGESLWLMQDITAMKQYQEQVEHIAFHDALTHLPNRLLLADRMTQAFALSDRTQTQAAVCYFDLNGFKPINDRYGHDMGDEVLKITGRRLLEQVRGNDTAARIGGDEFVLVLTAVKDPAEVDQALCRVMAAIEQPIDLGGGRVVRVSAAVGTALYPRDGTTSFELLRAADQAMYADKGHVSAERSL; from the coding sequence ATGCGTCTGACTTCCTCCGTGTCCCGCTGGCTGCACACCACGCGAGCGCGCCTGACCCTGCTGTTTGGCGGCACTGCAGTGGCCACCGGCCTGGCGGTGGGCTTGCTGGCCGACGAGTTGTTGACGCGCCAGCTCACGGACCTCAGCGGGCAGTCGCTCATGAACTCCAGCCAGCCCATTGCGCTGGCACTGGCCCAGGGCATGCAAGAGCGGGAGCGCGAGATTTCGCTGCTGAGCCACCTGCCCATGTTGACCCAGGGCTCAGGCTACAGCCCGCAACTGCAGGCCCACCTGGAGCAGATCCGGCAGTCCTATCCGTTCTATTCATGGATCGGTGTGACCGACACCCAGGGCGTGGTACAGGTGGCGACGGGCAACCTGCTGCAGGGCCAGGATGTGTCCCAGCGGCCCTGGTTTGGCGCGGGCAGCCAGGGCCCCTACGTGGGCGATGCGCACGACGCGGTGCTGCTGGACAAGCTGCTGCGCGCGCCGGGCAGCCAGGTGCCATTGCGCTTCATGGACTATGCCTCGCCGGTGCGTGGTCAGGACTCGGCCTTCAAGGGCGTCATTGCGGCCCATGTGAACTGGGCCTGGGTGCAGGACATCATCCAGCGCGCCAGCCCGGCCTCGCCCTTGGCGAGTGGGCTGGAGGTCATGCTGGTCAACAAGGATGGCGTGATCAACACCGAAGGTGCGGTGGATCAGCCCCGTGCGTCTTTGCCCATCCTGCCGGAGCCCGGCGCTTTCCGCGTGATGTCGTGGGGCGGTGCATCCCCGCAGCCGTACCTGACTGCGGTGGTGTCGGTGCGTGCGCAGACCGCCACCGACCTGGGCTGGCTGCTGGTCACGCGGCAGCCGCTGGAGATGGCCCTGCAGCCCATCAGCCGTCTGCACACCCTGCTGGCGCTGTTGCTGGGGCTGATGGCGGCCTTGCTCGCCGGGCTGGCCTACTGGGTGGCACGGCGATTCAGCCAGCCGGTGGAGCGCCTGGCCGACGCCGCACAAGAAGTGCAAGCCACGGGAGAGGTTGCCGCACTCCATGTGGATGTGAAGACGCTGGAGTTTCAGCACCTGCGTTCGGCCCTGGAGAACATGGCGCAAGGCCTGCTGGAGGGGCGTGCCGCGCTGCAAAGCGCCAATGCCGAGCTGGAGCACCGTGTGGCCGAGCGCACGCAGGCCCTGCACCAGAGCGAGCAGCGGTACCTCTCCATCCTGGAGGACCAGACCGAGATGATTTGCCGGTTTGACGCCAGCAACCGCATGACCTTTGTGAACGAGGCGTTCTGCCGTCTCTTCCACCTGCGCCGCGACGAGGTCGTGGGCCAGGTGTGGGCGCCTATCGTGCACCCGGACGACCTGCCCATGGTCACGCGGGCGCTGCAGGGTGTCAGCCCCGCGCAGCCCCTGGTGGTGGTGGAAAACCGCGTGGTGGCGGGCGATGGCGCCATCCGCTGGTGTCAGTTCAGCAACCGGGCGCTCTATGACGACGACGGCCAGTTGGTGGAGTGGCAGTCGGTAGGGCGCGACGTGACCGAGCGCCGCCAGCTCGAAGCCGAACTGGCGCAGGCCTCCGAGCGGTTCCAGGACCTGTACGACAACGCGCCCTGCGGGTACTACGCGCTCGACCGCCAAGGCAAGTACGTGCACCTGAACCTGCTGACCCTGCAATGGCTGGGTCTGCCGCGCGAGGAGGTGATTGGCAAGCTGGGGCCGGCCGACTTTTTCGACGACGAAGGCAAGGCACTGTTTAACGCGTGTTTCCCGGTGTTCTTGCAGAACGGCAAGATCGGGCCGCTGGAGTTCAACCTGTGCGGCCGGGGTGGCGAGCAGCGCCGGGTGAGCGTGTCGTCCACCGCCATCCTCAATGCGCAGGGCGACTACGTGATGAGCCGCTCCATCATGTACGACGTGAGCGAGCTGCATGCCGCGCGCCAGCAACTGCACACGCTGAACCTGGAGCAGCAGGCGATGCTGGACAACGACCTGATCGGCATTGCCAAGGTCAAGGACCGCGTCATCGTCTGGCGCAACCCTGCGCTGGAACGCATCTTTGGCTATGCGCCCGGCACGCTGCAGGGGCGCACAACCGAAGAGATGTACGTGGACCAGGAAGACTTTCTGGCCTTTGGCCGCGACGCTTATGCGGTGCTGGCCTCCGGCCAGCACTACCGGCAGCAGCGCCGCATGCGCAAGGTGACGGGCGAGATCGTGTGGATCGACGTCAACGGGGTGTTGCTGGAGGGGCAGGGCGAGTCGCTGTGGCTCATGCAGGACATCACGGCCATGAAGCAGTACCAGGAGCAGGTGGAGCACATCGCGTTCCATGATGCGCTCACCCACTTGCCCAATCGGCTGCTGCTGGCCGACCGCATGACCCAGGCCTTTGCGCTGAGCGACCGCACCCAGACCCAGGCAGCAGTGTGTTATTTCGACCTCAACGGCTTCAAGCCCATCAACGACCGCTATGGGCACGACATGGGCGACGAGGTCCTCAAGATCACCGGCCGCCGCCTGCTGGAGCAGGTGCGGGGCAACGACACGGCCGCCCGCATCGGGGGGGATGAGTTTGTTCTGGTGCTCACCGCCGTGAAGGACCCGGCCGAGGTGGACCAGGCGCTGTGCCGGGTGATGGCGGCCATTGAACAACCCATTGACCTGGGCGGGGGCCGCGTGGTCCGTGTGTCAGCAGCCGTGGGGACGGCGCTTTACCCCCGCGACGGCACCACGAGCTTCGAGCTGCTGCGTGCGGCGGACCAGGCCATGTACGCCGACAAGGGGCATGTGTCGGCCGAGCGCAGCTTGTGA
- a CDS encoding LysR substrate-binding domain-containing protein, with product MNYDLTDLRLFVAIAEERNLTRGAARAYLAPSSASHRLRRLEEALNTSLFERQTRGVALTRAGEALLRNARQVLASIEQMHANLSPFATGIRGHVSLWANTHATHTFLPDDLAGFLKRHPHVSVSLEERTSAEIVVAVASGEIEVGVLADSGTGAGVELSPYRQDRLVLIVPAGHALAACGRVGFAEVLDQAFVMLHAGSAIHTFTTNAAAALGRHLDVRIQVRSFEAVCRMVGAGVGIGLVPRGAALQVAGLSEPPVLVELDEPWAQRDLQICVRKGAVLTGFAAALVAHLRQGAGTATA from the coding sequence TTGAACTACGACCTCACCGACCTGCGCCTGTTTGTCGCCATTGCCGAAGAGCGCAACCTCACACGCGGCGCCGCGCGTGCCTACCTGGCGCCGTCGTCGGCCAGCCACCGGCTGCGGCGGCTGGAGGAGGCGCTGAACACCTCGCTGTTTGAGCGCCAGACGCGCGGCGTGGCGCTGACCCGCGCGGGCGAGGCCCTGCTGCGCAACGCCCGCCAGGTGCTGGCCAGCATCGAGCAAATGCATGCCAACCTCTCCCCCTTTGCCACCGGCATTCGCGGCCATGTGAGCCTGTGGGCCAACACGCATGCCACCCACACCTTTTTGCCGGATGACCTGGCGGGCTTTCTCAAGCGGCACCCCCATGTCAGCGTGAGCCTGGAAGAGCGCACCAGCGCCGAAATTGTGGTGGCCGTGGCCAGCGGCGAGATCGAGGTGGGCGTGCTGGCAGACAGTGGCACAGGCGCTGGGGTCGAGCTGTCGCCGTACCGGCAGGACCGCCTGGTGCTCATCGTGCCCGCAGGCCATGCGCTGGCGGCGTGCGGCCGGGTGGGCTTTGCCGAGGTGCTGGACCAGGCCTTTGTGATGCTGCACGCGGGCTCGGCCATCCACACCTTCACGACCAATGCCGCCGCCGCGCTGGGGCGGCATCTGGATGTGCGCATTCAGGTGCGCAGCTTTGAAGCCGTGTGCCGCATGGTGGGCGCGGGCGTGGGTATCGGCCTGGTGCCCCGGGGCGCGGCCTTGCAGGTGGCGGGCCTGAGCGAGCCGCCGGTGCTGGTGGAGCTGGACGAACCGTGGGCGCAGCGCGACTTGCAAATCTGCGTGCGCAAGGGCGCGGTGCTGACGGGCTTTGCCGCAGCTCTGGTTGCTCACCTGCGCCAGGGCGCGGGCACCGCTACTGCCTGA
- a CDS encoding class I SAM-dependent methyltransferase, protein MQALLDAIAAMPLPTDAQRVFHGRGGAFPGCEQWVLDAYPPVLVLTSFAPASDAELETIGAALQVRWSQIAPAGEPLNWVFQHRGEALRIEGRSETRLMAGAVPDPHVVTEAGVRYRVHVLRGQNHGLFLDMAAGRRWVHDYAAARSQDRYGLKVLNLFAYTCAFSVVALQAGAKQVVNVDMSHGAIGIGQQNHQLNGITSGATFLPHDIFSSWGKINRSGPYGLVIVDPPSYQKGSFVATKDYARLMRRLPDLLAPGGHALLCLNAPELGLAFLQDQMQELAPDLRFVERVANPPVFADVDPQRALKVLVYQAPELAAAA, encoded by the coding sequence ATGCAAGCCCTGCTCGACGCCATTGCCGCCATGCCCCTGCCCACCGACGCCCAGCGCGTCTTCCACGGCCGGGGTGGGGCGTTTCCGGGCTGCGAGCAGTGGGTGCTGGACGCGTACCCGCCGGTGCTGGTGCTGACCAGCTTTGCCCCAGCCAGCGACGCCGAACTGGAGACCATTGGCGCTGCGCTGCAGGTGCGCTGGTCTCAAATTGCACCTGCGGGCGAGCCGCTGAACTGGGTGTTCCAGCATCGGGGCGAGGCCCTGCGCATTGAAGGGCGCAGCGAAACGCGCCTGATGGCCGGTGCCGTGCCCGACCCCCATGTGGTCACCGAAGCGGGCGTGCGCTACCGCGTGCATGTGCTGCGCGGCCAGAACCATGGCCTGTTCCTGGACATGGCCGCAGGCCGCCGGTGGGTGCACGACTACGCCGCCGCGCGCAGCCAGGACCGCTATGGCCTCAAGGTGCTGAACCTGTTTGCGTACACCTGTGCGTTTTCGGTGGTGGCGCTTCAGGCGGGCGCCAAGCAGGTGGTCAATGTGGACATGAGCCATGGCGCCATCGGCATCGGGCAGCAGAACCACCAGCTCAACGGCATCACCTCGGGCGCCACCTTCCTGCCGCACGACATCTTCAGCAGCTGGGGCAAGATTAACCGGAGCGGCCCGTATGGCCTGGTCATCGTGGACCCGCCCAGCTACCAGAAGGGCAGCTTTGTCGCCACCAAGGACTACGCCCGCCTGATGCGCCGCCTGCCCGACCTGCTGGCCCCTGGCGGCCATGCACTGCTGTGCCTCAATGCGCCGGAGCTGGGTCTGGCCTTCTTGCAGGACCAGATGCAGGAGCTGGCGCCTGATCTGCGGTTTGTGGAGCGTGTGGCCAATCCACCCGTGTTTGCCGATGTGGATCCGCAGCGCGCGCTGAAGGTGCTGGTGTACCAAGCGCCTGAACTGGCGGCGGCAGCCTAA
- a CDS encoding NUDIX domain-containing protein encodes MSRPVPDVPIAELNARTEHVKLLDVQVLSDNWYVLRKVTCSLRRRDGQWQTMSREAYDRGNGAALLLFDPRRSTVVLTRQFRLPAFLNGCADGLLIETCAGLLDGDDPETCIRREAEEETGYRVRQPCKVFEAYMSPGSVTEKLHFFVAEYEPGDRIRSGGGLEGEGEDIEVIEMPLADALAGIANGTIQDGKTIMLLQHVALHLRGTAL; translated from the coding sequence ATGAGCCGCCCCGTGCCCGATGTCCCCATCGCCGAGCTGAACGCCCGCACCGAGCATGTGAAGCTGCTGGACGTCCAGGTGCTCTCCGATAACTGGTATGTGCTGCGCAAGGTCACCTGCTCGCTGCGCAGGCGCGATGGCCAATGGCAGACGATGAGCCGCGAGGCTTATGACCGGGGCAATGGTGCCGCACTGCTGTTGTTCGACCCGCGTCGCAGCACCGTGGTGCTGACGCGCCAGTTCCGGCTGCCCGCCTTTCTCAACGGTTGCGCTGACGGCCTGCTGATCGAGACCTGCGCGGGCCTGCTCGACGGTGACGACCCCGAAACCTGCATCCGCCGCGAGGCCGAGGAAGAAACCGGCTACCGCGTGCGCCAGCCGTGCAAGGTGTTCGAGGCCTACATGAGCCCTGGCTCGGTGACGGAAAAGCTGCACTTTTTCGTGGCCGAATACGAACCCGGCGACCGCATCCGCAGCGGCGGCGGGCTGGAGGGGGAGGGTGAAGACATCGAGGTGATCGAGATGCCGCTGGCCGACGCCCTGGCCGGCATTGCCAACGGCACGATCCAGGACGGCAAGACCATCATGCTGCTGCAGCATGTGGCCTTGCACCTGCGAGGCACCGCCCTGTAA
- a CDS encoding DeoR/GlpR family DNA-binding transcription regulator: MLTTQRKQLLLARLQQDGQIVAKAFSEELGISEDTVRRDLRELAAEGRLQRVHGGALPASAAVGNLQAREQLAPEDKRALGRAGAALVLPGQVVILDGGTTSLQVVQHLPLDLRATVVTHSPTVAVALAGHAQVEVLMLGGRLFRHSMVNVGASVVEAAAQLRADLYLMGVTGVHAQAGLTTGDFEEAAVKRALHQRAAETVVLASLDKLGTASPFSVAPLRELAALVVPAATPQALRKKLEAGGAKVEIAAG; encoded by the coding sequence ATGCTGACCACCCAACGCAAACAGCTCCTACTCGCTCGACTTCAGCAAGACGGGCAGATCGTGGCCAAGGCATTCAGCGAGGAGCTGGGGATCTCGGAAGACACCGTACGGCGTGACCTGCGCGAGCTGGCGGCCGAGGGCCGCTTGCAGCGCGTGCACGGCGGCGCCCTGCCCGCCTCGGCCGCTGTGGGCAATCTTCAGGCGCGCGAACAGCTGGCCCCCGAGGACAAACGCGCCTTGGGCCGCGCCGGGGCCGCGCTGGTGTTGCCCGGCCAGGTGGTGATCCTGGACGGGGGCACCACGTCATTGCAGGTGGTGCAGCACCTGCCGCTGGACTTGCGCGCCACCGTGGTCACGCACAGCCCGACCGTGGCGGTGGCGCTGGCTGGGCATGCGCAGGTGGAGGTGCTGATGCTGGGCGGGCGCTTGTTCCGCCACTCCATGGTGAATGTGGGCGCCAGCGTGGTCGAGGCCGCCGCCCAGTTGCGGGCCGACCTGTACCTGATGGGTGTGACCGGCGTGCATGCCCAGGCTGGCCTGACCACGGGAGACTTTGAGGAAGCCGCTGTCAAGCGCGCCCTGCACCAGCGGGCGGCAGAGACGGTGGTGCTGGCTTCGCTTGACAAGCTGGGCACAGCATCGCCGTTCAGCGTGGCCCCCTTGCGCGAACTTGCCGCATTGGTGGTGCCTGCCGCCACGCCCCAGGCGCTGCGCAAAAAGCTGGAGGCCGGTGGGGCCAAGGTAGAGATTGCTGCAGGCTGA
- a CDS encoding flavodoxin family protein: MHATKTLLIVYHSHTGGTRQMVEAAFAGAQAADSGVAVRLLPAPEAQVADVLAADGYLFATPENLAAVSGLLKDFFDRTYYGALDRINGRPYASLVCAGSDGTNAARQIARIATGWRLRPVADPLIVCTHAQTPEAILAPKQIGPADLERCRALGEAMAAGLGMGVF, encoded by the coding sequence ATGCACGCCACCAAAACCCTGCTGATCGTCTACCACTCCCACACCGGCGGCACCCGCCAGATGGTGGAGGCCGCCTTTGCTGGCGCCCAGGCGGCTGACAGCGGGGTGGCAGTAAGGCTCTTGCCTGCACCCGAGGCCCAGGTAGCCGATGTATTGGCTGCCGATGGCTACCTGTTTGCCACGCCTGAAAACCTGGCGGCTGTGAGCGGGCTGCTCAAGGACTTTTTTGACCGCACCTACTACGGCGCACTCGACCGGATCAATGGCCGCCCCTATGCCAGCCTGGTCTGCGCTGGCAGCGACGGCACCAACGCAGCCCGCCAGATCGCACGGATTGCCACCGGCTGGCGCCTGCGGCCTGTGGCAGACCCACTGATCGTCTGCACCCACGCGCAAACGCCCGAGGCCATCCTGGCCCCCAAGCAGATTGGCCCGGCCGACCTGGAGCGCTGCCGCGCGCTGGGAGAGGCCATGGCGGCGGGACTGGGGATGGGGGTGTTTTAG
- a CDS encoding penicillin acylase family protein, whose protein sequence is MHEPSTHRSLSMALTTLAAACTTLFLTGCASQPGAAGTDRSVTIERTTYGVPHITANDPESLAYGVAYAYAQDNVCMTADQLVTARGQRSSTFGAQTIGLLGRRYIPNAQIDLFMAAHMDDAMLERAWAKTSAETQALARGYVAGYNRFLADNAATLPEACRGKPWVQPMTMAQYRRMAEVVAVQAGIAALADGMLGAQPPAAKAAQAPAADVNLADAAQALRDVGLLDSPLGSNAWAFGKDVTANGSGMLLGNPHFPWSGPNRFYEMHLTIPGQMDVMGVGIGTYPMVSIGFNKDVAWSHTVSTGKRFTFYEVTLAEGDPTTYLVDGKPEKMTARKISAQVPSPDGKLQMREHTVWSTRWGPLVVVPRAGLTWNAKTAYALRDANTGNTRMMDAALAFARARSVQDLHKAHANLGLPWVNTLAADRSGQTMYADVSVVPDVDAAQLARCAPSQPAAALRAAAGLVVLNGSRAECDWRRDSASPVPGLIPIGRMPVAFRTDWVHNSNDSFVYTHPGQKFEGISPLVGDASLTRPRTRAGLAEIPEMLSRGKVTLQAIQGQLFENRNFMARVVVPDLLAACDKAPTAESRDGCAALKGWDRRNNVDARSAHVFREFWRTARNIPGVHRVPFDPAQPVATPAGLKMDDATTAAKVWEALDGAVKAIRTSGYTLDATLGSVQRPAITEEAIALHGGEEFEGVLNNLGRQEPAPITKAGLRIDYGTSYVQTVTFDAKGPVAQAILTYGQSTNPASPHANDQMREFSAKRWHTLPFHRDDVVKARVGEPLRLVRP, encoded by the coding sequence ATGCACGAACCCTCAACCCACCGCAGCCTTTCAATGGCCCTGACGACCCTGGCTGCAGCCTGCACCACCCTCTTCCTGACGGGCTGCGCCAGCCAGCCAGGCGCTGCAGGCACAGACCGCAGCGTGACCATTGAGCGCACCACCTACGGCGTTCCGCACATCACCGCGAACGACCCCGAGTCGCTGGCTTACGGCGTGGCGTACGCCTACGCGCAAGACAACGTCTGCATGACGGCCGACCAACTCGTGACCGCGCGCGGCCAGCGCAGCAGCACCTTCGGCGCGCAGACCATCGGGCTGCTGGGCCGCCGCTACATCCCCAACGCGCAGATCGACCTGTTCATGGCCGCCCACATGGACGACGCCATGCTGGAGCGCGCGTGGGCCAAGACCAGTGCCGAAACGCAGGCCCTGGCGCGCGGTTATGTGGCTGGCTACAACCGGTTTCTGGCCGACAACGCCGCCACCCTGCCCGAGGCCTGCCGGGGCAAGCCCTGGGTGCAACCCATGACCATGGCCCAGTACCGCCGCATGGCCGAGGTGGTGGCCGTGCAGGCCGGCATTGCCGCGCTGGCCGACGGCATGCTGGGCGCCCAACCGCCCGCCGCCAAGGCGGCGCAGGCACCCGCCGCTGACGTGAACCTGGCCGATGCCGCCCAAGCGCTGCGCGATGTGGGCCTGCTCGACTCGCCCCTGGGCTCCAACGCCTGGGCCTTTGGCAAGGACGTGACGGCCAACGGCAGCGGCATGCTGCTGGGCAACCCGCACTTCCCGTGGAGCGGCCCCAACCGTTTCTATGAAATGCACCTCACCATCCCCGGCCAGATGGACGTGATGGGCGTGGGCATCGGCACCTACCCGATGGTCTCCATCGGCTTCAACAAGGACGTGGCCTGGTCGCACACGGTGTCCACCGGCAAGCGCTTTACGTTCTACGAAGTGACGCTGGCCGAAGGCGACCCCACCACCTACCTGGTGGACGGCAAGCCTGAGAAGATGACCGCCCGCAAGATCAGCGCCCAGGTCCCCAGCCCGGATGGCAAGCTGCAGATGCGGGAGCACACCGTGTGGTCCACCCGCTGGGGCCCGCTGGTGGTGGTGCCCCGCGCGGGCCTGACCTGGAACGCCAAGACCGCCTACGCCCTGCGCGACGCCAACACCGGCAACACCCGCATGATGGATGCGGCCCTGGCCTTTGCGCGTGCCCGCTCGGTGCAAGACCTGCACAAGGCCCACGCCAACCTGGGCCTGCCCTGGGTGAACACCCTGGCGGCGGACCGCAGCGGCCAGACCATGTATGCCGACGTGAGCGTGGTGCCCGATGTGGACGCCGCCCAACTCGCCCGTTGCGCCCCCAGCCAGCCCGCCGCCGCACTGCGCGCTGCAGCCGGCCTGGTGGTGCTGAACGGATCACGCGCCGAGTGCGACTGGCGCCGCGACAGCGCATCACCCGTGCCGGGACTCATCCCCATCGGCCGCATGCCGGTGGCCTTCCGCACAGACTGGGTGCACAACAGCAACGACAGCTTTGTCTACACCCACCCCGGCCAGAAGTTTGAGGGCATCTCTCCCCTGGTGGGCGACGCCAGCCTGACCCGGCCGCGCACCCGCGCCGGTCTGGCCGAGATTCCTGAAATGCTCAGCCGGGGCAAGGTCACGCTGCAGGCCATCCAGGGCCAGTTGTTCGAGAACCGCAACTTCATGGCCCGGGTGGTGGTGCCCGACCTGCTGGCCGCCTGCGACAAAGCGCCCACAGCCGAATCCCGCGACGGCTGCGCGGCCCTCAAAGGCTGGGACCGCCGCAACAACGTCGACGCCCGCAGCGCCCATGTGTTCCGCGAGTTCTGGCGCACCGCGCGCAACATCCCCGGCGTGCACCGCGTGCCCTTCGACCCTGCGCAACCCGTGGCCACCCCGGCAGGCCTGAAGATGGATGACGCCACCACCGCCGCCAAGGTGTGGGAGGCGCTGGACGGCGCCGTCAAGGCCATCCGCACCAGCGGCTACACGCTCGACGCCACGCTGGGCAGCGTGCAACGCCCCGCCATCACCGAAGAAGCGATTGCGCTGCACGGCGGCGAGGAGTTTGAAGGCGTGCTCAACAACCTGGGCCGCCAGGAGCCCGCGCCCATCACCAAGGCAGGCCTGCGCATCGACTACGGCACCAGCTATGTGCAGACCGTGACCTTCGACGCCAAGGGCCCGGTGGCCCAGGCCATCCTGACCTACGGCCAGTCCACCAACCCCGCGTCGCCCCACGCCAACGACCAGATGCGCGAGTTCTCTGCCAAGCGCTGGCACACCCTGCCCTTCCACCGCGACGACGTGGTGAAGGCGCGCGTGGGCGAACCGCTGCGGCTGGTGCGGCCTTGA
- a CDS encoding EVE domain-containing protein: MVNAPPPSSIAPSARPAQFWLMKSEPDECSIDDALAAPGATVPWTGVRNYQARNFMRDAMQVGDGVLFYHSSCPEPGIAGLARVASGTRADPTQFDPASPYHDPKSPADNPRWLLLDVQAVRKTRLISLAELRAHPALADMRVLQKGSRLSITPVEASEWDYITGVLMQGD, encoded by the coding sequence ATGGTCAACGCCCCTCCCCCCTCCAGCATCGCCCCCAGCGCTCGGCCCGCCCAGTTCTGGCTCATGAAGTCCGAGCCGGACGAGTGCTCCATCGACGACGCTCTGGCCGCGCCCGGCGCGACTGTGCCCTGGACCGGCGTGCGCAACTACCAGGCCCGCAACTTCATGCGCGATGCGATGCAGGTGGGTGACGGCGTGCTGTTCTATCACTCCAGCTGCCCCGAGCCCGGCATTGCCGGTCTGGCCCGCGTGGCCAGCGGCACCCGCGCCGACCCCACCCAGTTCGACCCCGCATCGCCTTACCACGATCCCAAGTCCCCGGCAGACAACCCTCGCTGGCTGTTGCTGGACGTGCAGGCCGTTCGCAAGACGCGACTGATCAGCCTGGCCGAGCTGCGCGCCCACCCGGCACTGGCGGACATGCGGGTGCTGCAAAAGGGCAGCCGCCTTTCGATCACGCCGGTGGAGGCGTCTGAGTGGGACTACATCACTGGGGTGCTGATGCAGGGCGACTGA
- a CDS encoding GlxA family transcriptional regulator, translated as MPTAKTSLPSCLNVGILWGHGSIASTAAAAVDALRAMNMLAAMRPGGAQPVVRWFWLRMPQERDATPPPVPGADLGPEALDVVVIPGWLVPTGPQLREISQRYSQHFGAMLRGHLQRGGLVAALFNGSSLLAHCGLLAGRKAALPWVFAPSIVLQSSESGAKTADVAEVIWQRERTWQRDGALWTTASLQDTPAAMLDLLAQTPAAELAQAASHALLFDPQRQLTATTAMETPTGHPLAAGALEQARRWLQDHRNEPYSLQATARAAATSPRTLLRWFAQVHGETPQDYLHRLRMAQAQALLQTTYLTVDDVAQQCGYNDTGSFRKVFTRVAGVTPGAYRQRFKLRTSRKQWLGRQGLSGDDGPV; from the coding sequence ATGCCGACTGCCAAAACTTCACTGCCGTCCTGCCTGAACGTGGGCATCCTCTGGGGGCACGGCAGCATTGCTAGCACCGCCGCCGCTGCAGTGGACGCCCTGCGCGCCATGAACATGCTGGCGGCGATGCGCCCCGGGGGCGCGCAGCCTGTGGTGCGCTGGTTCTGGCTGCGCATGCCGCAGGAGCGCGATGCCACACCGCCGCCGGTGCCCGGCGCAGACCTGGGCCCTGAGGCACTGGATGTGGTCGTCATCCCCGGCTGGCTGGTCCCCACCGGGCCGCAATTGCGCGAGATCAGTCAACGCTACAGCCAGCACTTTGGCGCCATGCTGCGGGGCCACCTGCAGCGGGGCGGGCTGGTGGCAGCGCTGTTCAACGGGTCCAGCCTGCTGGCGCACTGTGGCCTGCTGGCGGGGCGCAAGGCGGCGTTGCCCTGGGTGTTTGCGCCGTCCATCGTGCTGCAGTCCAGCGAGAGCGGCGCCAAGACTGCCGATGTGGCGGAAGTGATCTGGCAGCGGGAGCGAACCTGGCAGCGCGATGGCGCCCTGTGGACCACGGCCTCGCTGCAAGACACCCCGGCGGCGATGCTGGACCTGCTGGCCCAGACACCGGCGGCCGAGCTGGCGCAGGCCGCATCGCACGCGCTGCTGTTCGACCCCCAGCGCCAGCTGACCGCCACTACGGCCATGGAGACCCCCACGGGCCACCCCCTGGCTGCGGGCGCGCTGGAGCAGGCGCGGCGCTGGCTGCAGGACCACCGCAACGAGCCCTACAGCCTGCAGGCCACGGCCCGCGCCGCCGCCACCAGCCCACGCACCTTGCTGCGCTGGTTTGCCCAGGTGCATGGGGAAACACCGCAGGACTACCTGCACCGGCTGCGCATGGCCCAGGCCCAGGCGCTGCTGCAGACCACCTACCTCACGGTGGACGACGTGGCGCAGCAATGCGGCTACAACGACACGGGCAGTTTTCGCAAGGTGTTCACCCGCGTGGCGGGGGTGACGCCAGGGGCCTACCGCCAGCGCTTCAAGCTGCGCACTTCGCGCAAGCAGTGGCTGGGGCGGCAGGGGCTGTCTGGCGACGATGGGCCGGTGTAG